Proteins encoded by one window of Arachis ipaensis cultivar K30076 chromosome B04, Araip1.1, whole genome shotgun sequence:
- the LOC107637720 gene encoding uncharacterized protein LOC107637720, with amino-acid sequence MIVLELTSKDLTLRCELFGDYVNQVNHFLASGYVGQPVVVIQLAKVKFFRGQVGLQNVMYATQMLFNPDLPEVVEFRQSMIEQGVNGTQPLFIANEGKVVSLEDDFMRLTRKCTIEELQDNNQVVFF; translated from the exons atgattgTGCTGGAATTAACTTCAAAAGA TCTTACGTTGCGATGTGAATTGTTTGGGGACTATGTTAATCAAGTAAATCATTTCCTTGCCTCCGGTTATGTGGGGCAGCCTGTTGTAGTCATTCAACTTGCAAAAGTCAAGTTCTTTAGGG GTCAAGTAGGCCTTCAAAATGTGATGTATGCCACTCAAATGTTATTTAATCCTGATCTTCCTGAAGTTGTTGAGTTCAGGCAGAG tatgATTGAGCAAGGTGTGAATGGTACCCAGCCACTGTTTATTGCAAATGAGGGTAAAGTTGTGTCCTTGGAAGATGATTTCATGCGTTTAACTAGAAAATGCACCATTGAAGAGCTTCAAGATAACAATCAGGTTGTCTTCTTTTGA